A window of the Longimicrobiaceae bacterium genome harbors these coding sequences:
- a CDS encoding LLM class flavin-dependent oxidoreductase, whose protein sequence is MEIGIYSFVERTPDPETGALISEQERMRNLLEEIELADELGLDVFGIGEHHRPDYISSAPAVILAAAAARTKRIRLTSAVTVLSSDDPVRVFQQFAALDLISGGRAEIMAGRGSFIESFPLFGYDLDDYDALFAEKLELLLKLREDTHITWRGRYRPPIEGLGIYPRPVQNPLPVWIAVGGTPQSVVRAGTLGIPMALAIIGGTPDRFVPFVELYREALQRAGHDPEKVPVSINSHGYIADDARQAIDDAYGPYSITMGRIGRERGWAPPTRARFEAECSPHGALLVGDPQQVIDKILYEHELFGHERFLMQVTVGTMPHQKVLRSIELLGTVVAPAVRAALARGSETPG, encoded by the coding sequence ATGGAAATCGGAATCTACTCCTTCGTCGAGCGCACACCCGATCCGGAAACCGGCGCGCTGATCAGCGAGCAGGAGCGCATGCGGAACCTGCTCGAGGAGATCGAGCTGGCAGACGAGTTGGGCCTCGATGTCTTCGGGATCGGAGAGCACCACCGTCCCGATTACATCTCCTCTGCGCCGGCTGTGATCCTTGCGGCCGCCGCCGCGCGCACCAAGCGGATCCGCCTGACCAGTGCCGTCACCGTCCTCAGCTCCGACGATCCGGTTCGGGTCTTCCAGCAGTTCGCCGCGCTCGACCTGATCTCCGGTGGGCGAGCCGAGATCATGGCGGGACGCGGCTCCTTCATCGAATCCTTCCCGCTCTTCGGCTACGACCTCGACGACTACGACGCGCTGTTCGCGGAGAAGCTGGAGCTGCTTCTCAAGCTCCGGGAGGATACCCACATCACGTGGCGTGGCCGGTACCGCCCTCCGATCGAGGGGCTGGGGATCTACCCGCGCCCGGTCCAGAACCCGCTGCCAGTGTGGATCGCAGTGGGCGGCACGCCTCAATCGGTGGTGCGGGCGGGGACGCTGGGGATCCCCATGGCGCTCGCGATCATCGGGGGAACGCCCGATCGCTTCGTCCCCTTCGTCGAGCTGTATCGCGAGGCGCTCCAGCGAGCCGGGCACGATCCGGAGAAGGTGCCCGTCAGCATCAACTCACACGGGTACATCGCCGATGACGCTCGGCAGGCGATCGACGACGCCTATGGGCCTTACTCGATCACCATGGGACGCATCGGTCGGGAGCGCGGGTGGGCGCCACCCACGCGTGCACGCTTCGAGGCGGAGTGCTCGCCGCACGGGGCGCTTCTGGTGGGCGATCCGCAGCAGGTAATCGACAAGATCCTCTACGAGCACGAGCTGTTCGGACATGAGCGATTCCTGATGCAGGTGACGGTCGGCACGATGCCGCACCAGAAGGTGTTGCGGTCGATCGAGCTGTTGGGAACGGTGGTGGCGCCTGCGGTCCGGGCGGCGCTGGCCCGGGGAAGCGAGACGCCGGGTTGA
- a CDS encoding DUF1080 domain-containing protein, with translation MRVATLALLMVMMGSCAASSSGQEEWISLFDGATLSGWEGNEEYFRVENGVIVGGTTAAPIPQNEFLCSENSYGDFEMELEFRLDEGVNSGVQIRSERIPDSHETIGYQADLGAGYWGAIYDESRRNRVLIAPEDSLIERTLDPTGWNHYRILAQGPRIQLFINGERTVDYTETEPDIAQSGLICLQIHSGPPGEVRFRELRIRELDAAGGDPAE, from the coding sequence ATGAGAGTAGCGACCCTCGCGCTGCTGATGGTGATGATGGGTAGTTGCGCGGCGAGCTCTTCCGGACAGGAGGAGTGGATCTCACTCTTCGATGGAGCGACGCTGAGCGGCTGGGAGGGGAACGAGGAGTATTTCCGGGTCGAGAACGGCGTCATCGTGGGAGGAACCACCGCGGCTCCGATACCGCAGAACGAGTTCCTGTGCAGCGAGAATTCGTACGGGGACTTCGAGATGGAGCTGGAGTTCCGACTGGATGAGGGGGTGAACTCGGGCGTGCAGATCCGCTCGGAGCGAATTCCCGACTCGCACGAGACGATCGGCTATCAGGCGGACCTGGGCGCCGGTTACTGGGGCGCGATCTACGACGAATCACGACGGAACCGCGTGCTGATCGCGCCCGAGGACAGCCTGATCGAGCGCACCCTCGATCCCACGGGATGGAACCACTACCGCATCCTGGCGCAGGGCCCGCGCATCCAGCTCTTCATCAACGGCGAGCGCACCGTCGACTACACCGAGACCGAGCCCGACATAGCCCAGAGCGGCCTGATCTGTCTGCAGATCCACAGCGGACCGCCGGGGGAGGTGCGCTTCCGCGAGCTGCGCATCCGCGAGCTCGACGCGGCTGGAGGAGATCCGGCGGAGTAA
- the thiC gene encoding phosphomethylpyrimidine synthase ThiC, whose translation MTNDNATLVRGRKRQGPTVTAGDYGENFPASRRVYVEGRYGVRVPMREIQLSGGEPPLRVYDTSGPLGVDVREGLPPLRESWIRARGGVEEVERSYRPIEGKPSVELPPSLTRRTLRGTGPVTQMYYARRGEITPEMEFVALREGMDPEFVRSEVARGRAIIPANINHPELEPMIIGRAFKVKINANIGNSAVTSSIEEEVEKLRWATLWGADTVMDLSTGKHIHETREWIIRNSPVPIGTVPIYQALEKVGGVPEELTWEIYRDTLIEQAEQGVDYFTVHAGVLLRYIPLTANRVTGIVSRGGSIIAKWCLAHHQENFLYTKFPEICEIMRAYDVSFSLGDGLRPGSLADANDEAQFAELRTQGELTRIAWNFDVQTMCEGPGHVPMHLIRENMDKQLDWCHEAPFYTLGPLVTDIAPGYDHITSAIGAAQIGWYGTAMLCYVTPKEHLGLPNRDDVKQGVIAYRIAAHAADLAKGHPRAREWDDALSKARFEFRWRDQFNLSLDPVTALEYHDETLPAEGAKVAHFCSMCGPKFCSMKITQELRAAAEAGMAEKAAEFREKGGEIYLPEVVGT comes from the coding sequence ATGACTAACGACAACGCCACCCTCGTCCGCGGAAGGAAGCGGCAAGGGCCGACAGTTACTGCCGGAGACTACGGGGAGAACTTCCCGGCATCGCGGCGGGTCTACGTCGAAGGACGCTACGGGGTGCGTGTGCCGATGCGCGAGATCCAGCTGAGCGGCGGGGAGCCGCCTCTGCGTGTATACGACACCAGCGGCCCGCTCGGCGTCGACGTCCGTGAGGGCCTGCCGCCCCTGCGCGAGTCGTGGATTCGAGCCCGGGGCGGCGTCGAGGAGGTGGAGCGCAGCTATCGCCCGATCGAGGGCAAGCCCTCCGTCGAGCTTCCGCCGTCCCTGACGCGCCGGACCCTACGCGGGACCGGCCCCGTCACACAGATGTACTACGCCCGCCGCGGAGAGATCACCCCGGAGATGGAGTTCGTCGCGCTGCGGGAAGGGATGGACCCGGAGTTCGTCCGCAGCGAGGTGGCGCGAGGCCGCGCGATCATTCCCGCCAACATCAATCATCCCGAGCTCGAGCCGATGATCATCGGCCGGGCCTTCAAGGTGAAGATCAACGCCAACATCGGGAACTCGGCGGTGACCTCCTCCATCGAGGAAGAGGTCGAGAAGTTACGCTGGGCGACCCTGTGGGGTGCCGACACGGTGATGGATCTCTCCACCGGGAAGCACATCCACGAGACCCGCGAGTGGATCATCCGCAACTCCCCGGTGCCGATCGGCACGGTGCCGATCTACCAGGCGCTGGAGAAGGTGGGCGGGGTGCCAGAGGAGCTCACCTGGGAGATCTATCGGGACACGCTCATCGAGCAGGCCGAGCAGGGGGTGGACTACTTCACCGTACACGCCGGCGTGTTGCTGCGCTATATCCCTCTCACCGCCAACCGGGTAACGGGGATCGTGTCGCGCGGAGGGAGCATCATCGCCAAGTGGTGTCTCGCTCATCACCAGGAGAACTTCCTCTACACGAAGTTCCCGGAGATCTGCGAGATCATGCGGGCATACGACGTCAGCTTCTCGCTGGGAGACGGGCTGCGGCCGGGATCGCTGGCCGATGCCAACGACGAGGCGCAGTTCGCGGAGCTACGGACCCAGGGAGAGCTGACCCGGATCGCCTGGAACTTCGACGTGCAGACCATGTGCGAGGGCCCCGGTCACGTGCCGATGCACCTGATCCGGGAGAACATGGACAAGCAGCTCGACTGGTGCCACGAGGCGCCCTTCTACACCCTTGGGCCGCTCGTCACCGACATCGCTCCGGGCTACGACCACATCACCAGCGCGATCGGCGCCGCACAGATCGGCTGGTACGGCACGGCGATGCTCTGCTACGTCACACCCAAGGAGCACCTGGGGCTACCGAATCGGGACGACGTGAAGCAGGGTGTGATCGCCTACCGGATCGCCGCGCACGCGGCGGATCTGGCCAAGGGGCACCCGCGGGCGCGTGAGTGGGATGACGCGCTGTCCAAAGCTCGGTTCGAATTCCGCTGGCGCGACCAGTTCAACCTGTCGCTGGATCCGGTGACCGCGCTGGAGTACCACGACGAGACGCTGCCGGCGGAGGGGGCGAAGGTGGCGCACTTCTGCTCGATGTGCGGGCCGAAGTTCTGCTCGATGAAGATCACGCAGGAGCTGCGGGCGGCGGCGGAAGCGGGGATGGCGGAGAAGGCGGCGGAGTTCCGGGAGAAGGGGGGCGAGATCTATCTGCCGGAAGTGGTGGGAACCTGA
- a CDS encoding sialate O-acetylesterase, with protein MNESLRPRSQLSCLVALAAMILSASCATTSTPAPPSADAPAPMHLFLLAGQSNMAGRGEVKAKDRATHPRIWMLDQRGAWVPAAEPLHFDKPVAGVGPGLAFARVLVESDPAVVVGLVPTAVGGSPISTWEPGGWHDQTNSHPYDDALARARIAARRGEFKAILWHQGESDANAERAPLYGERLIRLVERFRGDLGAPDLPFLVGGLGCFAGVPWSPYRAAVDSVHRSLPTILDNVVFVPADGLGHKGDSVHFDSPATRELGRRFARAYLESTDPDAGEGRRRAVPYPPGECARAR; from the coding sequence ATGAACGAATCCCTGCGCCCGCGCAGCCAACTCAGCTGCCTGGTCGCACTGGCGGCGATGATCCTCTCCGCGAGCTGCGCCACCACATCCACGCCCGCGCCGCCCTCCGCGGACGCTCCGGCGCCGATGCACCTCTTCCTGCTTGCGGGGCAGTCGAACATGGCGGGGCGGGGTGAGGTGAAGGCGAAGGACCGCGCCACCCACCCCCGTATCTGGATGCTCGACCAGCGCGGTGCGTGGGTACCGGCGGCTGAGCCGCTACACTTCGACAAGCCGGTCGCCGGAGTGGGGCCTGGACTCGCCTTCGCGCGCGTGCTGGTGGAGAGCGATCCAGCGGTGGTGGTGGGACTGGTGCCGACGGCTGTCGGCGGGTCGCCGATCTCGACCTGGGAGCCTGGCGGATGGCACGACCAGACCAACTCCCATCCCTACGACGACGCGCTCGCCCGCGCCCGAATCGCGGCGAGGCGGGGCGAGTTCAAGGCGATTCTCTGGCACCAGGGCGAGAGCGACGCGAATGCCGAGAGGGCGCCACTCTACGGCGAGCGGCTCATCCGGCTGGTCGAACGGTTCCGCGGTGACCTGGGTGCGCCGGACCTCCCTTTCCTGGTCGGGGGGTTGGGGTGCTTCGCCGGTGTGCCGTGGTCACCGTATCGGGCCGCTGTGGATAGCGTGCACCGCTCCCTGCCCACCATCCTCGACAACGTCGTCTTCGTCCCAGCCGACGGGCTGGGTCACAAGGGCGACAGCGTTCACTTCGATTCCCCCGCGACACGCGAGCTGGGCCGCCGCTTCGCCCGCGCGTACCTCGAGTCGACCGACCCGGACGCGGGCGAAGGCCGTCGCCGCGCCGTGCCTTACCCGCCGGGAGAGTGCGCCCGCGCGCGGTGA
- a CDS encoding cytochrome D1 domain-containing protein has product MRFLSRTTLRGIMPVIGLVALAMPLVAQAPGRLLVLSKGDETLSVVDPATGDVLWRVPSGPNPHEVIASDDGTRAYISNYTPHNTLTVVDLVNREVLPVIDLGELRNPHGLAYADGKVWFTAEGAGAIGSYDPETNRVDWTFRTGQDRTHMIEMTADAGLAVATNTGSGSVSIVELGAPGGPAQTVVPAGPGAEGFDISPDEQEVWVANAGDGTITVIDLPGKRVAQTIDADVRSANRLKITPDGRRAIVSMLRNPEVAIFDVASRQPVKRVQVGSGAAGIEIQPDGARAYVAATPDDYVAVLDLSTLEVVGRISAGRQPDGLAWVAGR; this is encoded by the coding sequence ATGCGATTCCTCAGCCGCACCACACTCCGCGGCATCATGCCCGTGATCGGGCTGGTCGCCCTCGCCATGCCCCTGGTAGCTCAGGCTCCCGGCCGCCTGCTGGTACTCTCCAAGGGCGACGAGACCCTGAGCGTCGTCGATCCCGCCACCGGTGACGTCCTCTGGCGGGTGCCCTCGGGGCCCAACCCGCACGAGGTGATCGCTTCCGACGACGGCACGCGCGCCTACATCTCGAACTACACCCCCCACAACACCCTCACGGTCGTCGACCTGGTGAACCGGGAGGTGCTCCCCGTCATCGACCTGGGCGAGCTACGCAATCCGCACGGGCTGGCCTACGCCGACGGCAAGGTCTGGTTCACGGCAGAAGGTGCCGGCGCCATCGGCAGCTACGACCCGGAGACCAACCGCGTCGACTGGACCTTCCGCACCGGCCAGGACCGCACCCATATGATCGAGATGACCGCCGACGCCGGACTGGCCGTGGCCACCAACACCGGGTCCGGGAGCGTGAGCATCGTCGAGCTGGGAGCACCGGGTGGCCCCGCCCAGACCGTCGTCCCCGCCGGGCCGGGGGCCGAAGGCTTCGACATCTCGCCCGATGAACAGGAGGTGTGGGTGGCGAACGCGGGCGATGGAACGATCACGGTCATAGACCTCCCCGGAAAGCGAGTCGCTCAGACGATCGACGCCGACGTCCGCAGCGCCAACCGACTCAAGATCACGCCGGACGGGAGGCGGGCGATCGTGTCCATGCTGCGGAACCCGGAGGTGGCGATCTTCGACGTGGCGTCGCGGCAACCGGTGAAGCGCGTGCAGGTGGGCAGCGGCGCAGCCGGCATCGAGATCCAGCCCGACGGGGCGCGCGCCTACGTCGCGGCCACGCCGGACGACTACGTCGCCGTTCTGGACCTCTCTACGCTCGAGGTGGTGGGTCGGATTTCGGCGGGCCGCCAGCCGGACGGGCTCGCCTGGGTGGCGGGGCGGTAG
- a CDS encoding OsmC family protein gives MTTTAVTGHSYAARITWTGNRGSGTESYFAYDREYVVEIEGKPTIAGSANPAFRGRPERHDPEDLFVAAVASCHMLSYLSLCAREGVRVTAYQDNARATLMLEAGGGGRFSAIVLRPVVTVADAQSVRRAQALTRLHTSGASSLPRVAFPSGSRRRSG, from the coding sequence GTGACCACCACCGCCGTCACTGGCCACTCGTATGCCGCACGCATCACCTGGACGGGCAACCGCGGCAGCGGCACGGAGAGCTACTTCGCCTATGACCGGGAATATGTTGTGGAGATCGAAGGGAAACCGACGATCGCCGGCAGCGCCAACCCCGCTTTCCGCGGTCGGCCCGAGCGACACGACCCCGAGGACCTCTTCGTCGCAGCGGTGGCCTCCTGTCACATGCTTTCCTACCTGTCGCTCTGCGCGCGGGAGGGAGTACGGGTGACCGCCTACCAGGACAATGCCCGCGCAACCCTGATGCTCGAGGCTGGCGGTGGTGGGCGCTTCAGTGCAATCGTCCTACGACCTGTCGTCACAGTCGCGGACGCCCAATCGGTGCGACGGGCGCAGGCACTGACGAGGCTGCACACGAGCGGTGCTTCATCGCTGCCTCGTGTAGCGTTCCCATCCGGATCGAGGCGACGATCCGGGTAA
- a CDS encoding winged helix-turn-helix domain-containing protein, which produces MISDASIAPVAALIADPTRAVILCALADGRVRPAGELAREAGVSASTASEHLSRLLEGGLVEVERHGRHRYYRVSGERVVTALEAIGALARPGPALPHRRAAVARDLRHARACYDHLAGTLGVALARALVERGVLHSHNGHYELPEAGSRFLADGLGVDVARARASRRQFARACLDWTERSHHIAGALGAELLRRLLELGWLERSAGSRILRVTHAGRRGFQESFEIDALALRYQ; this is translated from the coding sequence ATGATCAGTGATGCTTCCATCGCGCCTGTAGCCGCGTTGATCGCGGATCCGACGCGTGCGGTAATTCTCTGCGCCCTCGCGGACGGGCGGGTGAGACCCGCCGGAGAGCTCGCCCGGGAGGCGGGGGTGAGCGCGTCGACTGCGAGCGAGCACCTGAGCCGGTTGCTCGAGGGAGGGTTGGTCGAGGTCGAGCGGCATGGACGACATCGCTACTACCGCGTGAGCGGAGAGCGGGTGGTCACGGCGCTCGAGGCCATCGGTGCGCTGGCACGCCCGGGACCGGCCCTGCCCCATCGACGCGCCGCCGTCGCGCGAGACCTGAGGCACGCCCGCGCCTGCTATGACCACCTCGCTGGCACTCTCGGCGTCGCCCTCGCCCGCGCCCTCGTGGAGCGGGGGGTGCTTCATAGCCACAACGGGCATTATGAGCTTCCCGAGGCGGGTTCCAGGTTCCTCGCCGACGGGCTGGGAGTGGACGTGGCCCGAGCGCGTGCCTCCAGGCGGCAGTTCGCCCGTGCCTGCCTCGACTGGACCGAGCGCTCGCATCACATTGCGGGGGCGCTCGGCGCGGAGCTCCTGCGCCGGCTGCTCGAGCTGGGGTGGCTCGAGCGCTCGGCCGGAAGTCGGATTCTGCGGGTGACGCACGCCGGAAGGCGCGGGTTCCAGGAGTCCTTCGAGATCGACGCTCTGGCTCTGCGTTACCAGTGA
- a CDS encoding DUF1593 domain-containing protein produces the protein MTQLRARRRRTYSVRRGAITTAVGIAAAAMVAVLAGCDALAPTGDDAPEARVRPRVVVTTDPELDDYNSLIRFLLYAPDFRIEGLIYASSQFHWKGDGKGTKWYVPGREYTRFGLDLCPCESWRWPEEERFIHDAVEAYAEVYDNLRVHHLGYPDPQELRSKIRIGNVEFDGDISRDSPGSNLIRSLLLDEGEGPIHLLAWGGQSTIARALKSIQEEFEGTADWPALHQKISRKAVIHAFGDQDDTYATYIGPNWPEIEFREVSTQTWGYSARSAVLREDQVYLSAEWTRDNVSRQGPLGALYRVWGDGKQMVPGDRFDYFGLAGDRTGEELRAMGYIVWMPVQEPGSWISEGDSPTFLNLLDNGLRADEDSAFGGWGGRAGVDIGPEGPSSQYPSARFFAVAQRDFAARLRWSVTERYEDANHPPEIRVRGGLDRRARPGEVLRIEGAASDPDGDRVSLRWWQYSDAGTYDGTVPLGPEGREVIIRIPDDARPGDTIHLVLEASDDGDPALTRYRRVIVVVAG, from the coding sequence ATGACGCAGCTGCGAGCCCGACGCCGACGGACGTATTCCGTTCGCCGTGGCGCGATCACCACCGCTGTGGGCATTGCGGCTGCGGCAATGGTGGCAGTCCTCGCCGGATGCGACGCCCTCGCGCCGACAGGTGACGACGCGCCCGAAGCGCGCGTCCGACCTCGCGTGGTGGTCACCACCGATCCCGAGCTCGACGACTACAACTCGCTCATCCGCTTCCTTCTGTACGCCCCCGATTTCCGCATCGAGGGGCTGATCTACGCGAGCAGCCAGTTCCACTGGAAGGGGGACGGCAAGGGAACCAAATGGTACGTGCCCGGACGCGAATACACCCGCTTCGGCCTCGACCTGTGCCCGTGCGAATCGTGGCGCTGGCCGGAAGAGGAACGCTTCATCCACGACGCCGTGGAAGCCTACGCGGAGGTGTACGACAACCTCCGCGTTCATCACCTCGGCTACCCTGACCCGCAGGAGCTGCGATCCAAGATCCGGATCGGCAACGTCGAGTTCGACGGCGACATCTCGCGCGATTCGCCAGGATCGAACCTGATCCGCTCGCTCCTGCTCGACGAAGGGGAGGGACCCATCCACCTGCTGGCCTGGGGCGGCCAGAGCACGATCGCCCGGGCCCTCAAGTCGATCCAGGAGGAGTTCGAAGGAACTGCCGACTGGCCGGCACTGCATCAGAAGATCTCGCGGAAGGCGGTCATCCACGCCTTTGGTGACCAGGACGACACCTACGCGACCTACATCGGCCCGAACTGGCCCGAGATCGAGTTTCGGGAGGTGTCCACGCAGACGTGGGGGTACAGCGCGCGGTCGGCCGTCCTGCGTGAGGACCAGGTCTATCTGAGCGCGGAATGGACGCGGGACAACGTGTCCAGGCAGGGGCCGCTGGGGGCGCTGTACCGGGTCTGGGGCGACGGCAAGCAGATGGTGCCCGGCGATCGCTTCGACTACTTCGGCCTGGCCGGCGACCGCACCGGGGAGGAGCTCCGCGCCATGGGCTACATCGTCTGGATGCCGGTCCAGGAGCCGGGCTCCTGGATTTCCGAGGGTGATTCCCCCACCTTCCTGAACCTTCTGGACAACGGCTTGCGCGCCGACGAGGATTCTGCCTTCGGTGGTTGGGGAGGCCGTGCGGGAGTCGATATCGGGCCGGAGGGGCCCAGTTCGCAGTACCCCTCCGCCCGCTTTTTCGCGGTGGCGCAGCGTGACTTCGCGGCACGGCTTCGCTGGTCGGTGACGGAGCGGTACGAGGACGCCAACCACCCGCCGGAGATACGGGTGCGAGGAGGATTGGACCGCCGAGCCCGTCCCGGAGAGGTTCTGCGAATCGAGGGCGCGGCCAGCGACCCGGATGGGGACCGAGTGTCGTTGCGATGGTGGCAGTACTCGGATGCGGGCACCTATGATGGGACGGTTCCCCTCGGCCCCGAAGGGCGCGAGGTCATCATCCGCATTCCCGACGACGCGCGGCCGGGTGACACCATCCACCTCGTCCTCGAGGCGAGCGACGACGGGGATCCGGCCCTCACCCGGTACCGGCGAGTGATCGTCGTGGTGGCGGGTTGA